The following proteins are co-located in the Haloplanus sp. HW8-1 genome:
- a CDS encoding DUF2110 family protein — protein sequence MVVLATKCYVEGDARERALDGMQALVDNVVGDLDVTWEVGVRHDDFVSVTIEGDDAVAARNALGEEWGTIGTGFEDGETYVGTLESWDEDGIVLDAGERVRIPADQLGLGPGSPSQIRDRFGLVQHLPMRFVAGEPPRLADAERDRLFEWTRGDGRLNVNSATRGEVRATINRAGHARDIVTVERLGLLEQSAVCTEGTDPPGLLASVGEYLPAELKCVVP from the coding sequence ATGGTCGTCCTCGCAACCAAATGTTACGTCGAGGGCGACGCGAGAGAGCGGGCACTCGACGGGATGCAGGCGCTCGTCGACAACGTCGTGGGCGACCTCGACGTGACCTGGGAGGTCGGCGTCCGCCACGACGACTTCGTCTCCGTGACCATCGAGGGCGACGACGCCGTGGCCGCGCGCAACGCTCTGGGCGAGGAGTGGGGGACCATCGGCACCGGCTTCGAGGACGGGGAGACCTACGTCGGCACGCTCGAATCGTGGGACGAGGACGGGATCGTCCTCGACGCGGGCGAACGGGTGCGGATTCCGGCCGACCAACTCGGTCTCGGCCCGGGATCGCCGTCACAGATCCGGGATCGGTTCGGCCTCGTCCAGCACCTCCCGATGCGGTTCGTGGCGGGCGAGCCACCGCGACTCGCCGACGCCGAGCGTGATCGCCTCTTCGAGTGGACACGCGGCGACGGGCGTCTGAACGTCAACAGCGCCACGCGGGGCGAGGTGCGGGCGACGATCAACCGCGCCGGTCACGCCCGCGACATCGTCACGGTCGAACGCCTCGGCTTGCTCGAACAGAGTGCCGTCTGTACCGAGGGAACCGATCCGCCGGGACTGCTCGCCAGCGTCGGCGAGTACCTCCCTGCGGAGCTGAAATGTGTCGTCCCCTGA
- a CDS encoding competence/damage-inducible protein A: protein MRVAVVTVGDELLSGDTVDTNASWLCARLDDRGVSVERITTVPDRIADIARVVNEYRAEYDAVVVTGGVGPTHDDVTMDGVAAAFGREVVPNEAAAAWIADHGDYTAADLTEGTTHLPAGARMLPNPEGVAPGAALDSVYVLPGVPAEMKAMFQTVVDEFEGERTHVEEVRTVEPESALIDRLDEVRAAFDVAVGSYPGESVRLKVIATDAATARAAADWLRDRVDLAPEVEQPEQGDAETDE from the coding sequence ATGCGAGTCGCGGTCGTCACCGTCGGCGACGAACTGCTCTCCGGGGATACGGTCGACACGAACGCCTCGTGGCTGTGTGCTCGCCTCGACGACCGCGGGGTGAGCGTCGAGCGGATCACGACCGTTCCGGACCGGATCGCCGATATCGCCCGCGTGGTCAACGAGTACCGCGCGGAGTACGACGCCGTCGTCGTCACCGGTGGTGTTGGCCCCACTCACGACGACGTGACGATGGACGGCGTCGCGGCGGCGTTCGGCCGGGAGGTCGTTCCAAACGAGGCGGCCGCGGCGTGGATCGCCGACCACGGCGACTACACGGCCGCCGACCTCACCGAGGGGACGACCCACCTCCCGGCCGGGGCACGCATGCTCCCGAATCCCGAGGGGGTGGCACCGGGTGCGGCCCTCGATTCGGTGTACGTCCTGCCGGGCGTGCCGGCGGAGATGAAGGCGATGTTCCAGACGGTTGTCGACGAGTTCGAGGGGGAGCGAACGCACGTCGAGGAGGTGCGCACGGTCGAACCGGAGAGCGCACTCATCGACCGTCTCGACGAGGTTCGGGCGGCGTTCGACGTCGCGGTCGGGAGCTACCCCGGCGAGTCGGTTCGGCTGAAGGTGATCGCGACCGACGCGGCGACGGCCCGCGCCGCGGCCGACTGGCTCCGCGACCGCGTCGACCTAGCGCCGGAGGTAGAGCAACCAGAGCAGGGTGACGCCGAGACTGACGAGTAG
- a CDS encoding transcription factor yields MAFEELLSDPVIQKYLHELVGPTGMPVAAAPPDGEVTDEELAEELELELNDVRRALFILYENDLASYRRVRDEDSGWLTYLWTFEYENIPENLEEEMYRLLDALEERLEYERTHEFYLSEPAGIRFEFSEAMEFDFQCPETGAPLEPMDNDDLIESTERRIEELRNELNVELTR; encoded by the coding sequence ATGGCTTTTGAGGAGTTGCTGAGCGATCCGGTGATCCAGAAGTACCTCCACGAACTCGTCGGTCCGACGGGGATGCCGGTCGCCGCCGCGCCGCCGGACGGGGAGGTGACGGACGAGGAACTCGCCGAGGAACTGGAGCTCGAACTGAACGACGTGCGCCGGGCCCTGTTTATCCTCTACGAGAACGACCTCGCCAGCTACCGCCGCGTCCGCGACGAGGACTCCGGGTGGCTCACCTACCTGTGGACCTTCGAGTACGAGAACATCCCGGAGAACTTAGAGGAGGAGATGTACCGTCTACTCGACGCCCTCGAAGAGCGTCTGGAGTACGAACGAACCCACGAGTTCTACCTCTCGGAGCCGGCGGGCATCCGCTTCGAGTTCAGCGAGGCGATGGAGTTCGATTTCCAGTGTCCCGAGACGGGGGCGCCGCTCGAACCGATGGACAACGACGATCTCATCGAGTCGACGGAACGACGGATCGAGGAGCTTCGGAACGAACTCAACGTGGAACTCACCCGCTGA
- a CDS encoding ATP-NAD kinase family protein, translating into MRLGFVVNPIAGMGGRVGLKGTDGKVEEARARGAEPRSPDRARRALEALADRLPDATLLTWGAPMGADLARDAGFDPTVLGSPAGSETTAADTRAAVETFADADVDLVAFVGGDGTAADVAAALEGSGTPMLGIPGGVKVYSSVFAVSPEDAADVIASFERTERREVMDIDEDEYREGAVNPELRAVAWVPVGESLQSSKQTGSGNVESLAEGFADGVEAGVTYVLGPGSTVGAIKDALGVEGSPLGVDVWRDGEVLARDATEAEILDALGDHNVIVVSPIGGQGFIFGRGNPQLSPAVIRQCEVAVVASRAKLDDIGQLRVDTDDPDLDADLRGWTRVRVGRFERRLMEIA; encoded by the coding sequence ATGCGACTCGGGTTCGTGGTCAACCCCATCGCGGGTATGGGTGGACGAGTCGGCCTGAAGGGTACCGACGGGAAGGTCGAGGAGGCGCGCGCCCGCGGTGCCGAACCGCGCTCGCCCGACCGGGCACGACGTGCGCTCGAGGCTCTCGCCGACAGACTCCCCGACGCGACGCTCTTGACGTGGGGTGCCCCGATGGGTGCCGACCTCGCCCGCGACGCGGGGTTCGATCCCACAGTGCTGGGGTCGCCCGCGGGGTCGGAGACGACCGCGGCCGACACGCGGGCGGCCGTCGAGACGTTCGCCGACGCCGACGTCGACCTCGTCGCGTTCGTCGGCGGCGACGGCACCGCCGCGGACGTGGCCGCCGCCTTGGAGGGGAGCGGGACGCCGATGTTGGGGATCCCCGGCGGCGTGAAGGTGTACTCGTCGGTGTTTGCGGTCTCGCCCGAGGATGCGGCCGACGTGATCGCCTCCTTCGAACGGACCGAGCGCCGGGAGGTGATGGACATCGACGAGGACGAGTACCGCGAGGGGGCCGTGAACCCGGAACTGCGGGCGGTCGCGTGGGTGCCGGTCGGCGAGAGCCTCCAGTCCTCGAAACAGACGGGAAGCGGGAACGTCGAATCGTTGGCCGAGGGCTTCGCCGACGGCGTGGAGGCGGGGGTGACGTACGTCCTCGGCCCCGGGAGTACCGTCGGGGCGATCAAGGACGCCCTCGGCGTCGAGGGTTCGCCCCTCGGCGTGGACGTGTGGCGCGACGGCGAGGTACTCGCCAGGGACGCCACCGAGGCGGAGATCCTCGACGCACTCGGCGACCACAACGTGATCGTGGTCTCGCCCATCGGCGGCCAGGGATTCATTTTCGGACGGGGGAACCCACAGCTCTCCCCGGCGGTCATCCGGCAGTGCGAGGTGGCGGTCGTCGCCTCCCGGGCGAAACTCGACGATATCGGACAGTTACGCGTCGACACCGACGATCCGGATCTCGACGCGGACCTGCGGGGCTGGACCCGGGTCCGGGTCGGTCGGTTCGAACGGCGACTGATGGAGATCGCCTAA
- a CDS encoding DUF5803 family protein, with product MSRRRLLPLVGLVALVLTAGCAGFFGSQPVSDEQLDEDPPSPYVWDNEVNAHITITENARFQAVYRLDRTRMELFRRDGFGGRNAIPVSAVRYRYPNGTVITGTELVARGGAINRSRERVSVRLPADAPDDGGGRLAFTSSSTPKRFSLPTFVNGSYAVVLPPNRRVEMFPFGKVSPRGYEVTPADDRRVIRWDSVESDSVSVQFYLQRDLLIFGGAAVGLGIVGAVGALYYKRRIDALREQREELGLDVDTDDEFRDDPPPGMG from the coding sequence ATGAGTCGCCGTCGCCTGCTTCCCCTCGTTGGCCTCGTGGCGCTCGTCCTCACGGCCGGCTGTGCCGGCTTCTTCGGCTCCCAGCCCGTCTCCGACGAGCAACTCGACGAGGACCCACCGTCGCCGTACGTCTGGGACAACGAGGTGAACGCCCACATCACGATCACCGAGAACGCACGGTTCCAGGCTGTCTATCGGCTCGATCGGACGCGGATGGAACTGTTCCGCCGCGACGGCTTCGGCGGCCGGAACGCCATTCCCGTCTCGGCGGTCCGGTACCGCTACCCCAACGGGACGGTCATCACGGGCACCGAACTCGTCGCCCGCGGCGGGGCGATCAACCGCTCGCGCGAGCGAGTGTCGGTCCGGCTCCCGGCCGACGCCCCGGACGATGGCGGCGGCCGACTCGCGTTCACCTCCTCAAGTACGCCCAAGCGGTTCAGCCTCCCGACGTTCGTCAACGGTTCGTACGCGGTCGTGTTGCCGCCGAACCGCCGGGTCGAGATGTTCCCGTTCGGGAAAGTCAGCCCCCGCGGGTACGAGGTGACCCCGGCGGATGATCGACGGGTCATCCGTTGGGACAGCGTGGAGAGCGACTCCGTCTCGGTGCAGTTCTACCTGCAACGCGACCTGCTGATCTTCGGCGGCGCCGCGGTCGGGCTGGGTATCGTCGGCGCCGTCGGCGCCCTCTACTACAAGCGTCGCATCGACGCGCTCAGGGAGCAACGCGAGGAACTCGGTCTCGACGTGGACACGGACGACGAGTTCCGCGACGATCCGCCGCCGGGCATGGGCTGA
- a CDS encoding phosphate signaling complex PhoU family protein → METRKVQRLGPSTLAMTLPAEWAKEHNVEKGDEVSLRMGGKGTLTVLPESASTEGSEATIHADNLDSGALERAIVAQYVLGRRVIHIQKSEDALDSEHINAVYRAETQLMGLGVIEETPERIAIRCSVDPEDFTLDNLLERLENTGSTMRGESVKALAHGNADLAERALNRERQANKIFVLLLRLIFMAYQNPNLARAVGLESGFPLIGYRSVAKNLELTADNAEDIANIALDAKNNTLDVDGSTMRAIREFTDQVDEITATAVEAVVERDYDKAIAVGRMFAEISDREMELIRSLPDMPKVELLRTREVLVSLQQTAQYAMRNAEIAANLALNEESEHVTIE, encoded by the coding sequence ATGGAAACACGGAAAGTGCAACGGCTGGGACCGTCGACGTTGGCGATGACGCTCCCGGCGGAGTGGGCGAAAGAGCACAACGTCGAGAAGGGCGACGAGGTGTCGCTCCGGATGGGCGGGAAGGGCACGCTAACGGTGCTTCCGGAGTCGGCGAGCACCGAGGGGTCCGAGGCGACCATCCACGCCGACAACCTCGACTCCGGGGCGCTCGAACGGGCCATCGTCGCCCAATACGTCCTCGGTCGGCGGGTCATCCACATTCAGAAATCCGAGGACGCCCTCGACAGCGAGCACATCAACGCCGTCTACCGCGCCGAGACACAGTTGATGGGACTCGGTGTCATCGAGGAGACGCCCGAGCGCATCGCGATCCGCTGTTCGGTCGACCCGGAGGACTTCACCCTCGACAACCTCCTCGAACGCCTGGAGAACACCGGGAGTACCATGCGCGGCGAGTCGGTCAAGGCGCTGGCCCACGGTAACGCGGACCTGGCCGAACGGGCGCTGAACCGCGAGCGACAGGCGAACAAGATCTTCGTCCTTCTGCTTCGCCTGATCTTCATGGCCTACCAGAATCCCAACCTCGCCCGGGCGGTCGGCCTGGAATCCGGCTTCCCGCTGATCGGCTACCGCTCCGTGGCGAAGAACCTCGAACTCACCGCCGACAACGCCGAGGACATCGCCAACATCGCGCTGGACGCGAAGAACAACACCCTCGACGTCGACGGTTCGACAATGCGGGCGATTCGCGAATTCACTGATCAGGTCGACGAGATCACCGCCACGGCGGTCGAAGCCGTCGTCGAACGCGACTACGACAAGGCGATCGCAGTCGGGCGGATGTTCGCGGAGATCAGCGACCGCGAGATGGAACTGATCCGGAGCCTGCCAGACATGCCGAAAGTGGAACTCCTGCGGACCCGCGAGGTGCTGGTGAGCCTCCAGCAGACGGCACAGTACGCCATGCGTAACGCCGAGATCGCGGCGAACC
- a CDS encoding NfeD family protein — translation MIDPTNLLQAGIELGPETLPLLLVVAGLGLSIAEAMAPGAHFAVLGVALLGAGIVGLLLGPVAGPLVLAVLVLVFGGLALAGYRRFDVYGDSGIGQTSDSSSLRGRTGRVTERVTPRSGGVKLDRGGFNPNYSARSMDGEIPVGTEVLVIDPGGGNVLTVTALDDVADDIDAELARGKAAESEDSDDAPTREEESERA, via the coding sequence GAATCTCCTTCAGGCGGGGATCGAACTCGGCCCCGAGACGCTCCCGCTTCTCCTGGTCGTCGCGGGGCTCGGGCTCTCCATCGCGGAGGCGATGGCGCCGGGTGCGCACTTCGCGGTCCTCGGTGTCGCCCTGCTCGGTGCGGGGATCGTCGGTCTCCTCCTCGGGCCGGTCGCCGGCCCCCTCGTCCTCGCCGTCCTCGTTCTCGTATTCGGCGGTCTGGCGCTCGCCGGCTACCGACGGTTCGACGTCTACGGGGATTCGGGCATCGGACAGACGAGTGATTCCAGCTCCCTCCGCGGTCGGACGGGTCGCGTGACCGAACGGGTGACACCCCGGTCGGGCGGGGTAAAACTCGATCGGGGCGGGTTCAACCCCAACTACAGCGCCCGCTCGATGGACGGCGAGATTCCCGTGGGAACGGAGGTGCTGGTGATCGATCCCGGCGGCGGAAACGTCCTCACCGTCACTGCCCTCGACGACGTGGCCGACGACATCGATGCCGAACTCGCCAGGGGAAAGGCGGCGGAGTCGGAGGACAGCGACGATGCCCCGACACGCGAGGAGGAGTCCGAGCGGGCCTGA